One genomic window of Salvia miltiorrhiza cultivar Shanhuang (shh) chromosome 4, IMPLAD_Smil_shh, whole genome shotgun sequence includes the following:
- the LOC131019719 gene encoding carbamoyl-phosphate synthase small chain, chloroplastic-like: protein MAMACSQFAYCLTSTLQNPRFFTVSCRSVSTENGLGLAERPWKVADARLVLEDGSVWKAKSFGASGTQVGEVVFNTSLTGYQEILTDPSYAGQFVLMTNPHIGNTGVNFDDEESRQCFLAGLVIRSLSISTSNWRCEETLGDYLASRNIMGIYDVDTRAITRRLRQDGSLIGVLSTEESKTDDELLNMSRTWDIVGVDLISGVSCEAPYEWVDKTGSEWEFNSNGRNQETFHVVAYDFGIKSNILRRLASYGCKITVVPSTWPASETLKMNPDGVFLSNGPGDPSAVPYAVETVKEIIGKVPVFGICMGHQLLGQALGGKTFKMKFGHHGGNHPVRNIRNGRVEISAQNHNYAVDPESLPKGVEVTHVNLNDGSCAGLAFPQQKLMSLQYHPEASPGPHDSDPVFGEFLHLMKQEKARV, encoded by the exons ATGGCCATGGCGTGCTCTCAGTTCGCCTACTGCTTGACATCAACCCTTCAAAATCCGCGGTTCTTCACCGTCAGCTGCCGCTCCGTTTCCACCGAGAATG ggttagggttggcGGAGCGGCCGTGGAAGGTGGCAGACGCCAGGCTGGTGCTGGAGGACGGCTCCGTCTGGAAGGCTAAGTCATTCGGTGCTTCTGGAACTCAAGTTGGCGAAGTCGTTTTCAATACATCCTTGACTGG GTACCAGGAGATCCTTACAGATCCTAGTTATGCTGGGCAATTTGTTCTGATGACTAATCCGCACATTGGAAATACTGGTGTTAATTTTG ATGATGAAGAATCAAGGCAATGCTTTCTAGCTGGACTGGTCATCCGAAGTTTGAGTATTAG CACCTCCAACTGGAGATGCGAGGAAACGCTTGGAGATTATTTGGCTTCTAGGAACATAATGGGAATAT ATGACGTTGACACTCGTGCTATCACCCGTAGATTGAGACAAGATGGCAGCCTTATTGGCGTATTGAGCACAGAAGAATCTAAAACAGATGATGAACTGCTGAATATGTCTCGGACTTGGGATATAGTTG GAGTGGATTTGATAAGCGGTGTCTCATGTGAAGCTCCTTATGAATGGGTTGACAAAACTGGTTCTGAATGGGAATTTAATTCCAATGGAAGAAACCAGGAGACGTTTCAT GTTGTTGCATATGATTTTGGCATCAAAAGTAATATACTCCGACGTCTGGCATCCTATGGCTGTAAAATCACTGTGGTTCCTTCAACATGGCCAGCATCCGAGACCCTAAAGATGAACCCGGATGGTGTATTTCTCAGCAATGGCCCGGGAGACCCCTCAGCAGTTCCTTATGCTGTTGAAACTGTCAAGGAAATAATTGGAAAAGTTCCTGTTTTTGGCATCTGTATGGGCCATCAGTTGCTTGGTCAAGCATTAGGGGGTAAAACCTTCAAGATGAAGTTCGGTCACCATGGAGGAAACCACCCTGTTCGTAATATTCGAAATGGCCGCGTTGAGATCAGTGCTCAG AATCACAACTATGCTGTTGATCCGGAATCACTTCCTAAAGGAGTTGAGGTTACTCATGTCAATCTGAATGATGGAAGCTGTGCTGGGCTTGCGTTTCCTCAGCAGAAGCTCATGTCACTACAGTATCATCCTGAAGCTTCCCCTGGACCCCACGATTCGGATCCTG TATTTGGTGAATTTTTACATCTCATGAAGCAAGAAAAGGCCAGAGTATGA